The DNA segment accTGTATCAGTGAGGTTAAAGAATAGAAACGCCTCTCAGTATGACACAATGCAGTTCAACAGCACTACAAACAGTTTGTTGGAACAGTTTCAGTGAAGACTGTCAACACCGTCATATTAGACCCCACTAGCTTTAGCTACTTGTGCCTAATAAACTGGGAACTGAGTGCACGAGccagttttatgttttgtctgaaagtggaaaggaagtttttttagaggggaaaaaaaatcagagaaatcCTTTATGGATTCAAATTTCTctcaataaaaaaatacagtactgTGAAAAAGTTTTAGGCATTTGAGATGTTTGGATTCTCATTCATCATGCAGcaccatcagggaggtgtctgatctgTCCCAAATATCTTCTGCAATGAGCCAAAACATACAGTCTAAGTCATAAATAACAATCTTCAGTGAGAAGATGAGCAtggagtcctgcaacagatggtctggcccCCACAGAtccctgatctcaacatcatggagtcagaagagagacagaaaacactgagacagccGGAATCCGCAGGGGAACTGTGGCAAGTTCTTCCAAGATGCTGGAACAACTTGTTGTTTTAAAGAGAAAGAGCGGTCACAGCAAATACTGATTTGATTTAGTTTCTTcctgtttactgcactttgcaTGAAATTAACTGATCAACAAAAAAATGGCATTACATTTGAAAGCATGTTCACTTAACTTTTAGTGCCTAAAATGTTTGTACAGTGCTGTGAGTATATTAAAAAGTATAATGTAAAAACGGTTTTGCTGGGGTTTGTAAGCCAGTTTATTTCTTGGCCAGGAGCATTAagcatttctcaaaatgtcaaactattctaTTTGACTGAAAGTCAGAAAAGTCAGACACAGTTACTGTACCACTGGAAGTGTAGTTGATGAAGGCAGCAAACTCTGAAGCCAGTTTCTCATCGCTTGCAAAGGCACACACGCAGGCGTAGAAGTGAAGGCAGGGTTGAGGCGTGGCCGAGCTGGCGGGAGGATGAAAGCCGCCTGCTCCGCCTGTTCCATCAACACCAGGTTTATTTCTTCTGCCGCTCACCTGGCAGGCACAGTGAAAAATGCCGTGCTGCTGCACCTCTCTgccctttctctcactctttgaAGCCTCAGACAGCCCACCTGCACCTACAGTGAGATGCAGCAGGCCCAGAGGATGGTGGGAGTCCGTATGGCACTTCACCACCAGGGTGTCTTTTGAAATGCGCTGTACCAGGGGTCCTGGAGACTCCGTGGCCAGCCTCCACAGCTCCTCCCTGGCCTGGATGGAAGCCTGCAAACCCTCCAGGACGGAGCTCTTCAAGGTCAGCGGCGTCGCACAGCTCCGACACTCTATGGCCTGTTTGATGTGGATGCAGAGGCTGTCGGAGGACTGCTTGGAACTGGCCGCCCCCGATTCCGCCTCCACCTGATTTGACTTTTGACCCTGTCTGCAAGACGGCAAAAAGCAGCGGCCCAGGTTGATCCGGGTTAGCAGAGTGGCGCCGTCACCGGTCGCTATGGCAGTGTCAGTGGGGACTAGCTCGACAAAGCCAAGCTGCGTAGCCGtggctcctcttcctctgtgacaCACCGAAAACACCTGGACTCCTCCACCTGAGCCTCCGCCCAGGACCCCTCCTCCCTCACGCTCCTTCGcacctctctcctcactgtctATTATCACCTTCACCACCTCCACGGCACATTTCTTGCTGTTTCGACCTCCTCCCGCCGAAGCATTTCTGAGGGACACCCCGCAGGCCTTGTTCTTGCAGCTGAGCCCACGGGTGCCGTTGTAGACGCCACACTGAGGACACTTGCGAATGCCCCGCAGGGTGGCCCTCCCCAGGTTGGAGAGGAAGGCGGGGGTCGTGGATGCGGTCtttctgctgtctctctgctttGCCGCCAGGTTGGCCTGAGTGGACAAAGTCTGTGGAGTGGAGGGAGAGACCACGCTGGGCGAGGAGGACACTGTGACCTCAGTCTCCATTCTGGGACTTTGTTACCCAGAGTTTAGCTGGAAGAGCTGAGGGGATCCAAACCTtgacaaagagggaaaaggacATAAAGGAAACAAAGTGAACCATTTGACCACATATCATTATCATGAACCAATGACTGCAGAGGAACTTATGATCACAGGCATGATTTGAAATTCTTATTGATGCCTTTTATAATGACTCTGATGTCGATGATTATGTGTTTTGGAGTTTTATAAGGACAAATGTACCAAAAACCAAAGACATGATCACTGACTTAAGAGGAGCACAGTACAGTATTTCCTACACATCCAGAcatctctttgtggttgctTTGCATtagtttattgtcattttgcatCTGGTTAGGAagttttgcatctctttttgtattgttttatatcTCTTTGTGGTCTTTTTGAGcttaatatttgttgttttgtgtctctttctaGGATATTCTGCAAGGTGAAGACCAGGGACTCTGGACTCCTTGGGCCCCTGGGCCTGTGCCTGATAGGCCCTTTCAGTAACCCATGCATGGTTCTTGTGctgtggtttggtttggttgcatgaatgaaaacagactGGTTAAGCTGGTCAAAGTGACAGAGGTGATGATGCTGCAGTGAGCTCAGCTGCAGGACACTGCACTTTTATTCCTGTAGCCTTTGAAAGACTTGATCTCTTAATGTAATGGAGACTGTCACACTTCACTTTATTTAGCTCTATATATTTGGCGTTGCTCTGAATCTTATCTTTCACTTTTTATGGGCAGGAGAGAAGCAGTGATTCTATTTTTTGCTcgatctgctgctgtttttatttccagcattttattttaatctatttgttttttaattatctatttttatatatcagtggtgggagaagtaCTCAGACCCTTTACTTAGATAAAAGTAGCAATGTGATGgtataaaaatactccattacaagtaacAGTCCTGTAGTAGACAAGCATTATATCAGTGGATCATTAGTGTTAATGCATTAACATGACAGCAGTACTTAAACTGTAGCTGGTTGGGGGTGGAGTGAATTACACTGCCTCTGCTGGGTTCTGTATACAGAGCTGCAACTATCAGCTGATCAGCAAATTAtttacatataataataattataattataatttccAGGTTTTCAAatctacatttttttaatcctgtttgTCAGATATGTTGAATGTAAAGTGAATATATCTGGGTTGTGGACTGATATTCAGACAAAACAGTACATGTGGAGATGTTACCTTGAGCTGAAATTTTATagccaaaataaataatcactgaaaataatcattagctgcagcccttGCTGTTTATTCATCTGCAATGATGCATCAAAGTTGAAGTTGAATACTTGTTAATAAAGAGTAATGTAGTATAAAGTtgcttaaaatggaaataataataataatttttaaaaaagcatctGCAAACTGTACATGAGAGCAGTAACAGAGGAAACTGTTGTAGATTGTATTGCTTTTCTGTCCTTTACTGTTGATTGTTATGATTATCATCAGTGTACACTAAGCCTGTGTGCAAACCTAATTTCCTGCAGGGGTAATAATAACGCCCATGTTGACTTTTATAATGACATAATTAAACTTGAATTAAAACCACTCTGCCTTCTTAAGTTTTGCAGACTATCTGTCTGTATTAAAACCACATGCATCTGTTTGAATACTGCACCTCCTCGCTGTAAACACACCACCTCGTTTTGCACAGGATTTTACTGTGCGTGTGCTTTTGAAAATCAAATGTTCAAACTACCTGCGATCCGCTTCTGTTTGGTCAAATCCAGCTCGACTCTGGCCTCCAAAACCGTCTCGACCGTCGCCATTCCTCCTTACATCCCGACAACCGCATTGCGCCTGTAACGACACTCCCCATTGGCCGGAGACGATCAcgtgagggagagaaaaaaaagcgGGGTGGGGACGGTCGCTCTAGGAAAAGTGAatcatgggagctgtagttcAGGTACACTGATGCCTGAGTTTGCAGAAATGATATAAATCAAGTGGAAATATCAGGCAGAGAATGAGAGTTTAAAAGTAACGTTCTTCACaataaataagaagaaaaaaatcctgacAGCTACATGACTCCATGTGTTTTGTGGCTCTTTCTGTGGTATTGTGCAGGTGAAGGGCCTGAGCCCAGGAGACCTGTTTATTTTATCCATCCGTGCACCGAAGTCTCCTGTGGCTGCATCTCCACCCAAACTTTATTTTGTGTTCTCTCCCTTTCCCTGTGGACACCTAGACTGTTTTTGTTCTCCAGACTCTGTGGCCCCAGCAGGTTCAACTTGAAATAACATGTTGGatctttaatttaattatgtttacattaatATAGAAAGAAATGTTTGGGAGATAGAGCCCATAGTGCCCAAACAGAATCAGTTACAGAATCATGAAGTTTAACAAAACTGTCATATGTAATATTTTGACTGTCTGCAGCCTTCAACCCACAGACATCAGTCTTTGGCTGCTTTGGTTGTATGTTTAGGATCATAGTCctgctgaatgatgaaatgttgtcCCCTGAGTTTTGATGAATTTGGCTGAATCTGAGATCCTGCGTACTTCTGTGTTTATCCTGTTGCTTCTCTCAGCAGTGAAATCAAGACGTGTCAGAAGTTCCACTGGCAGCCATACAGCCCAAGCCATGAGAACCAGCACCatgcttggtctaaaacaatgtggttcctcagcagaacattgtattgtaacaagatgatgaatgttattcacttcagctgtcagtggttttcatgttaTGGCTGATCTGTGTATGTGCTGGTTCCTTTTTTCTCCATACCTTCCTCCATAGATTGTTGTTCCAGAACTctgcctgtttctctctgtgaacTGCAGcttggtttttctgtttttgagtcTCGCCAGCGTTTTGCATCATGTGATGAATGCTCATGATGTCATCTCTTCATCAAATGACTTTCCGCTCATCCACAGTTCCTCAGTCTATGAGCTTGTTGGCTCTAGTTTtcctgtgcattttttttttaaatcaagcaCCTAAATGTGCAGATGAAGGGCCTGAGCCCAGGAGACCTGTTTATTTATCCATCCATGCACCGAAGTCTCCAGACCGAAATTTTTGAGcctcattattatttttttcacttctaTGGTCATACAATGTCTACTCAAACTGATTGACAACTTGGCCTCAGTGTCAACTCTGaaaaatatgactgaatatAATACACATTTAGTTGAAAATTACCAGAAATCTAAAAGAGGACATAACAATATGTCATCTATGGTATTTACAACATTCCATTTAATCAGGCCAGAAAAATTGGCTGTTTTCATAATCTATATTGTTTTAGTCTTTCAAGCAACATTATCAAATACAGCTTCTAAAATTTGGGGATCTATCACATGATAATGAACTGAATCTCTTTGGGTTTTCGGTTGGATGAAACCAGACATCTTCAGACATTGCAGAGTCTCCAGAGATTGTTAAAGAGCATTTTCGAGCATGTCACAGACCAAATTTTGTTTAATCTCCTAATTCATAtagaatattaatatttaatgaaaacaaattttcaGTTGCAGCCCTCTGCTCATTACTGgaaatgagatgagaaaaaTATGTGGAATTACAGTATAATTTCACGATGCCTCTGCCTCTACAGCAGTGTGCTACAAATAAGTCAATCACACTATGACTACATGTTCCACCTGGTTTTAAAGATCAGATGCAAACAGTGTAAATGTGAGCTGTTTTAAGCATCAGCATTTTAATGggacaaagcaaaaacacaaaccatgTTACTGAAGCATCAACAGAATTTCCCTCGCCAAAACATAGACTGAAAACATTCTTAGGCACCGCCTACTCTTGGATGATTTTTGGTTAAATTAAAAGTAACTCACTGATAATAAGGCAACACAATGGATTTTTCAACTATATTAAAATAATGGTGGCCACAGTGCAAAAACCTGATCCTTATAAGGTTGTTTCTTAATCTACAAAAACAATCATTATTTAGGTTAAAACAGAATAACTTAAATTATGTATTACTCTTCAGTCTAAAGGCTTTTGCATTGCATAGCAATGCTGCTTGTCCTCCAAGCCTCTGGAAGAATCAAATGTTGCACTGTCTCTACTGTACATGGACCAGCACTGGACAGGGTTTCTACTgtcaaacagctgtttctggaATCCATTTCCCCAACCAGAAGCAAGCACGCTTCCTTTATTAACATGTTGTCTTTATACAGATTGAGTACAATTGAACAGACTGTTTGgttatttacataaaaacagacTTCCAAATGAAATTACAAAAGAAGGTGGAatgcaaaaacattaaaaaaaaaaaaaaaaaaaaaaaaccctagtATTTCAAATTTTGAGAAAAGATAACCTTAAGTATTTGTGCAATATTTGTCTGCCTATAAGTAAGATAAGAGTGGCAGTAATCCCTGCAATTGGTTTATTTGAGATAttgaaaatctaatttaaaaaataaagttgacAGTTGACAGCCActtataaacaaacataaaaggtTTCACGTGTCACATGATTCAATGGTGTCACTGCAACATTTCTTTATAAGACAGTCCcgaaatgaaacaaaaaggcAAAAGCTCTTTATACAATGTCACCATTTTAAAgttgctcaaaaaaaaaaaaaaaaaaaaaaatagagagagagaaagaaactgacACTTTGTTTATATctgtagcaaaaaaaaaggtGGCGTAGTCCTTTCTGTTTCAGGGGAAGTTGAACTGGACATTGTCTTGTGTGTAAAAGCATCagttcatgcacacacataagcacacacatatttcaTATCCACAGACTGGACTCTCGGTCTGCTCAGTCCGTTCGGGGAGATGAAGTGAGGGAGTGATGAAAATGGACTTGTTTTGTGGCGTCTGCTTTCCCTCAGCCTGCCTATTTCTACTCAGTGATTCCCTACATTTCACAGAATGACTTTACAACACCCTGAGAACTTGCTTGGACTTGTGTTTCACTTTAGTAACAGGTGGACAGACCGACAGTGAGAGCGAGATGTTCCAATTGACAAAATTTAAATCACACCCTTTACTTAACATGTCTTGTGGCTGCGTTGCATTACTATGGACTGTTGAGTACTTTCTGAGGCGTGCTGCTCGCCTCTCCTCCCTGTATGATTGTTAAACATTGGTATAAAACTCTGCCCGTGCTCTTTGGCTCCGAGgggctgaaaacaaacaaaacctggTGTTTTACTATAGATTTAATTAGTTTCTTCCTTTTAAACTAAACTGTGGCTGTGCTAGAAATATCTTAATGCTGTATAATTTACATTTGGCCAGTTGTCTGCAGGCATTAGAAAAATACACCAAATAATAAAATGGGCCCAGGAATGCATGGTGCATTAGCAATAGCTGTTTAAACAATGTGTAGTGTTCTGGAGTGGATAGTTTTGATACACTTGCAGATTTGGGCAGTGGGTGAGGTTATGAGCTGGTAAGGCTGGTAAAATGGCGTACCAGCCGTCTAACAGAGAATAATTTTGTgtggtgacagacagagagcacaTCTACTGCACTCCTTCCCCAGCAGAGTATCATCCTTGTGACCTCAGAGGCTTAGAGAGAGGGCTACTGTGATCTGTGATCAGTGGGTGTGGTAGCCAGCAGTGCTCATGCCAGCCTGGTTGGTTAGCATCGTCCCGTTGACTCCCTGCCCGGGCTCCACCATGCCGCCGTTGCTCACGGCGCCCACTCCTGTCCATCCAGCACCGGCATGTAAATGACtgtaacagcagacagacacaaagcGGTTAGATAAATGGAGTTAGAttaagagacagagcagagtggGTGGTTTCCATTCAGCTAATTATGCTTCATCCCATCCTCACTCCTCCAGCCTGTGACCCAGAAATGTTTTAAGATCCACCAGGAGTGGacattatttgctgttttttattgCCATGTCATGTGTGCTCTGCACTTTCAgtaacaaattacatttttttattggtGTTATTTCTATTAGTCTCATTACATGATGCCCTGACTACTATATAGAACTATAATCTCAGGTGTTCTTTTCTTTAAACAGTTCATTATTACAGATTCTGTTGCCATCTCCTTAAAAGGGAAGTGAAATGAGCGAGGGTATCATGTTTTTTGACTAGAAATCCATTGCTCTGGTACTGGAGGGCAGTGACGTCTCTGTCAGGAATGTTATCTGACGGTACCTATTCTGGGAAGAAATAGACTTAAGAACTAAATTCATCTACAGTTTAGAGAAATTTCAACAAGCCGCAGCAAAAAAAGACAGCTGGACAGACAGGTTGAGGCAGGGAAAAGAAACATATTgttgaaaaaacagaaataaaatttgGAAGAATATTCCATGTGCAACTCCTTTGATCCAGAATCACCTCTGGTACTCACTTGTAGCCCTGCTGATCCCAGGTCTGTCCATAGACTCCATAGCTTGGTACTTGCCATCCATTGGGCACATACTGACCAATCTGCTGCGTGTTACTGTACCACTGACCCCACTGACTGTAGGGCTGCGCTGCGAAGCTCACCGTGTTCTGCTGACGTACAGAATAATATTTTAAGAGGCAGAATATCAAATGGCACCATCATCACACAGCAGTCAAGTTAGGATCTCACCGTCAAATGAACAAACACCACAGCAGTCTACCATCATGAATTTCAGTTACTGTAAGCAGTCCAGAGTGATGATTTCAGACTACACTGTGTTGGGGATAATCCTTGTTCATACCTGTGGCATCTGTACCTGCTGAATGGGGCTAACCAtgtctgttgtttctttgcCCCAGTAACACTTAACAACATAGCCCTCTATGGATGTGCCATTGACAGAAACAATGGCATGAGCTGCTGCTTCATGGGAGTTGAACCTGCACACAGAAAGGAGCACAGAAATAAGACAGCTTAATATCAAGTCCTATAAAGATACAGGTACATGACCGGCTAATCTGACAGGTCAATCAGAAAAGCCATCCTACCTCACAAATGAGTAGCCTTTGTCTGGGAAAACACGGATTTCCATTATTTGGCCGAACGGTGAGAAGGTCTGTCTCATAATTTGCTCtatgaacaaaagaaaactcTTAATGCTCTTAATGCAGTGCTTCTTTACCTTCAGTTCAATTTCATGGACAAACAATCTATGACTCACCTGTGAGACCTGTTGTGACTCCTCCACAGTAGACGGTGCAGTTGCTGGGGCTGGACTGATTCACCACCTCATCAAACGACAGTTGCTTGGTATTGGTTGCTAAACGAAAAGACAgagcagtttatttatttttttgtttattgataGGTTCTCATTTGTCACAAATCTTTGGCTGCGTTTAACATTAATTTCTAATAATATCATTgcaatcaataaataaaattacattatcAAAGACATCCTGGATCTGGATAAGCAGAGAATGGGTGGATTCATTGATTAACCAGTCAAAAAATAACTGATCAACTCAAAGTCCACATATGGATTTTACATTAGGTTAGATACTGGAGATTTTTTTAGCCTGCTCTTTCTAAAATCACatacaaaatcattttacagATGCTGATGCCAACAGCAGACTAGAAAATATATTAAAGTAAAATTCAAGGCTTTTTAATACCTTCTAAGGCCCTGAGCTGGTAACTGAAATCAGTGCTTTTCTTTAACACTCTAAAGGCAGGCATGCAAACAGGTAAACAACTCTACTGAAGCAAGTGATGATAATATGGATGGGATTAAGTTGGTATGAGAATGGATGATTACTATTATTTAGCTTAATTCACTTATATTTTGTCTATATTATATATAGACACTTACATAAAACACAGTTAAGACTGCAAAATAAAGCACTTAAATGCATAATTCACTTATTTAATGTTTACTCACAACCAGAGAATTACAGCTTTTTGTACTTGTCATGGATCATGTTTGGTTGACTGAACTGGGCTGATTTACCTCAGGTATTTAAAACCTCTTGATAGCACCCAAACTGTTCTGAAATATATGCAGtgaaaaataatgataacaGTGATTATACTGATAATAGCAACTGTACAATTCATGCATACTAACAGGGGCAATGGCCTAAGCCATATTTTCACCATTTATGCTGCTCCAGAAAGTTGGATCTGGATTTTGTTAAACTGAACTTGTTATTCTACCACCCTGAGAACAGCATTTATTGTTTCAGTGCAGGGAGAAATCAGTAGGTGATTTCTGCTATTGTCGGTCTGCTTCGTTGTGGTTGGATGAaggaaaacaagaacaaatgacACTTGGAAACTGAATACACACCCTGAAAAAACAGCAGTACTGATGATGACAATGTTAACCGATCtaattcttttctttcagtGCAACATGTATCCTTTAGTGTCCCctcttcacactgacattttgaaatgtcataGAAGGAAACCTACAGGTGTTATTAATaacgttaacaatgactgttTTATTCAAGTGTCTCACTGAGCTataacagtgtgacagtgagctaGCATAGATAATACCatgaccctgaaactgaagctaGCTAAAATGGAACTCAGCCTTGATTCATTTTATTAGTTGCACCTGTGCTGTTCCTCCTGTGAcagtcaaaatgtcagtgtgaaaaaAGGCCTATTGTGCATGCGGGCTCAGTGGTGTGGCTGACTGGGACACATCAATGAAACTGAACCATCGTTCATGTAACTGGTTCTTCTTGCTACAAGAAGACAACAAATCCAAGgtgaaaaaaatcttaaaatataaCACAGTTCACTAAATTAACATCCCAATGATGATACATCTAAAGCTGAGTCACAAATTCATACCaattcatacagtatgtgtggcaTTCTAATCAGTGTAATATACTATTTTAGTTAGTatacaaaaatcaacaaacttTATCATTTTATACTAACAGAAAATTATACAATATTTGTGATATTGCAAATTCACTGCCAATTAGAAATCACAGTACGAAATCAAAATGTTGTTcctaaaatgtaatattttttggAGCGATTTCACCTCTACCcataattaaacacatttttttccatttcccttGTGTACTGCattgtgaaaaaataacatCCATCAAGATCACACATTAACTACCTTAAGTATATGGCAGAAGCTGAAAAGTTAGGGAGCAACCACAGTTAATAAAATCCTGTAGGGAACATGAAAGTCTGCACCACATTcaatggcaatccatccaatagttcCTTAGATATTTAAGTTTGGACCAAAGTGAAGCAACtgaatatacagtgtgtgtttgctgagtCCCAAAAACAAGTGTGCAAGCCTACAGTGCACTACCTTAAGCTGCCTGTGATGAAGTCTATCTGTCAATCTAAATTTAATTACTGTCAACTTACTTTCACTTGCAGTTTTAGGAGCAGGCTTCCTTGTGGCCCAGTTGGTCCTGATTTGCCTTCCTCCCAACCACTGTCCTCCCATCTGCTGTATGGCATTCTCAGCATCCTGATTATACAGAAGGGGAAATACACAGGACAAACTCCTGGGTCACAGACGCCAACTACacagtatgttactgtgaaccCTGGCTTCAACTCTCAACAATCAGAACCCCCTAATGTTTTCTCAGTCCTCTAACACACAGGCACAACTGACACTTACCCATTTGTTGAAGAAGGAGACAAAGCCATAGCCTTTAGATTTACCTGTGGCCATGTCTTTCACCACTCGACAGTCCCTGTAGACAAATGTAACACACAGTTGGTCAAGAAATGTAATATTGTGATATTATTGCCCGAGTACCTTAATAATGATGTTTCACCTCATTTGTTGTTTAACTGGTCTGGGACAATTTTAACTTGTATACAGAGGGCTTTAGAGTGAAAATAACAGCAATGTAAAGTTTATTCATCAAGCTCAACTGttttccaaaaactattaaaaacacataaatgaagcCACACTcttgcactgggtgacatgttacTTGATTCAGAGGtttttcaaaaactgaaatatttcttcgtgacctgtttttttaacattcacATCTTGAGTAGAAACCAGTGGACTTGGGGttaacagacacagaaagagctAAGAGGTTAGAAAGTATTTAGTCACATCAACACATCTTTCTGTGGGATTTGTTGGAAAAACGAAAGCAGAACTGGAGAATTTTATCACAAGGACACACTTACGATATTTTCCCAAATGGAGCAAAGGCTGCTTTTATGTCATCTGTGGTAATTTCAGGACTTAGATCCCCAACAAAGACATGGAAGTGAcctaacaaaaataaaacacacatttgcaacGTAGTTCATACAATCATACAATCAATCATTGGATACAGATATTGCAGTTTTGTTATTTACAATTTTATGACAAGAATGAACCATCTGACAGGTAAGTCTGACCCCGTATTTAGATGAACTACTCACTGCTTGTGTCTTTCTTTTGGCTGGTTGGCGTCGTGGC comes from the Lates calcarifer isolate ASB-BC8 linkage group LG9, TLL_Latcal_v3, whole genome shotgun sequence genome and includes:
- the LOC108895438 gene encoding cytotoxic granule associated RNA binding protein TIA1 isoform X2; its protein translation is MDDDQPKTLYVGNLSRDVTEALILELFGQIGPCKSCKMIVDTAGHDPYCFVEFYEHRHATATIAAMNGRKILGKEVKVNWATTPTSQKKDTSSHFHVFVGDLSPEITTDDIKAAFAPFGKISDCRVVKDMATGKSKGYGFVSFFNKWDAENAIQQMGGQWLGGRQIRTNWATRKPAPKTASETTNTKQLSFDEVVNQSSPSNCTVYCGGVTTGLTEQIMRQTFSPFGQIMEIRVFPDKGYSFVRFNSHEAAAHAIVSVNGTSIEGYVVKCYWGKETTDMVSPIQQVQMPQNTVSFAAQPYSQWGQWYSNTQQIGQYVPNGWQVPSYGVYGQTWDQQGYNHLHAGAGWTGVGAVSNGGMVEPGQGVNGTMLTNQAGMSTAGYHTH
- the LOC108895438 gene encoding cytotoxic granule associated RNA binding protein TIA1 isoform X1, producing the protein MDDDQPKTLYVGNLSRDVTEALILELFGQIGPCKSCKMIVDTAGHDPYCFVEFYEHRHATATIAAMNGRKILGKEVKVNWATTPTSQKKDTSSHFHVFVGDLSPEITTDDIKAAFAPFGKISDCRVVKDMATGKSKGYGFVSFFNKWDAENAIQQMGGQWLGGRQIRTNWATRKPAPKTASETTNTKQLSFDEVVNQSSPSNCTVYCGGVTTGLTEQIMRQTFSPFGQIMEIRVFPDKGYSFVRFNSHEAAAHAIVSVNGTSIEGYVVKCYWGKETTDMVSPIQQVQMPQQNTVSFAAQPYSQWGQWYSNTQQIGQYVPNGWQVPSYGVYGQTWDQQGYNHLHAGAGWTGVGAVSNGGMVEPGQGVNGTMLTNQAGMSTAGYHTH
- the lg9h2orf42 gene encoding LOW QUALITY PROTEIN: uncharacterized protein C2orf42 homolog (The sequence of the model RefSeq protein was modified relative to this genomic sequence to represent the inferred CDS: substituted 1 base at 1 genomic stop codon); translated protein: METEVTVSSSPSVVSPSTPQTLSTQANLAAKQRDSRKTASTTPAFLSNLGRATLRGIRKCPQCGVYNGTRGLSCKNKACGVSLRNASAGGGRNSKKCAVEVVKVIIDSEERGAKEREGGGVLGGGSGGGVQVFSVCHRGRGATATQLGFVELVPTDTAIATGDGATLLTRINLGRCFLPSCRQGQKSNQVEAESGAASSKQSSDSLCIHIKQAIECRSCATPLTLKSSVLEGLQASIQAREELWRLATESPGPLVQRISKDTLVVKCHTDSHHPLGLLHLTVGAGGLSEASKSERKGREVQQHGIFHCACQVSGRRNKPGVDGTGGAGGFHPPASSATPQPCLHFYACVCAFASDEKLASEFAAFINYTSSVEXLVPARNLFMQAEPVSTNHKAKKLRLDESLSVASASGVGKEGVSASGLRKAGQRKTPGAGGLKAPGSSQAVDERTVTLGFQQWLASVTERIHQTMHYQFDGKPQPLVYHIPQEFFSALQHRLTLGSKKGRLPNFTTAFVRNYGLPPGSFSKHTWHITNLMQVKRIFDTPELPLELSQSFVKNADGSYSRFRCPEPPPEPELPEGYRTVRQQAIRPMELRTFLKVGPGTADQKEASPFVIEWIPDVLPRCQMGELRISFEFGHQQSGQPEYCEKMSAAEKGARNKSDSTQSKQTKSIEILQVVV